The sequence TTTTATGTCGGACAGAACATTGGGGCAAATCAAACAGAGCGTGCAAAGGCATCATTTAGAACGAGTATTACCTTAACATTATCTTTTATGTTTGTAGGCATGTTGATTTTGCTCCCTTATAATACAAGAAGTTTTGCCGTGAATATCTTCTTAAAGGAGAAACGAACAATCGAGCTAGCGATGACATACATGCTATTTATAGCATTAAACGTCCCGTTGATGGGGCTATTCGCTAACTTTAATGGAGTATTTCAAGGGTCGGGTAAAACATGGTTTGTTTTGATCATGAATGCCACGAGACTCTGGATTTTTAGACTTCCTGTTATCTATTTACTCTATCATATTACGGATTTAGGACCTACCGGTGTCTGGTATGCCATGGTATTAAGTAATGTGATTATTTGTATAATCGGTACCTTCCTTTATAAATTTGGTCATTGGGAACGTAAAATCATTAAGAACGACCATGAAGATGAAGAAATGGATCGAGAGATGGCATTAGCAAAATAATAAATTAAATACAGTTTCATTATTCTATTTATGAAAAGTAGAGGAGAGCCAGTATGGTTCTCCTTTTTTAGTCCTAGTGTGTTCTTATTAGAAATTAAAAATCCCTATGACTGGTATCATACCATCATAGAGATTTTTAGTGATTATTTCTTACGCTTTCTTCCTAGTCCAATCTTATGTTCAACCTTTTTCACTTTTTTAAACGCTAATTTATTAGCCAAATCTCGTCCTTCGTCTAAGATGTCATCGAGTTCCTTAGAGTTTCTGATTTCATTGTAGCGATCTTGAATCGGTTGGATAAACGATACAACTACTTCTGCTAAATCCTTTTTAAAGTCGCCATACCCTTTTCCAACATAAAATTCCTCTAATGATTCAATCGATTTATTTGTGATGACAGAATAGATTGATAATAGGTTTGAGATCCCTGGTTTATTATCCTTATCAAATTTAATTAAATTATCACTATCCGTTTTAGCAGACATGATTTTTTTCTTAATACGATTCAAGTCATCAAGTAATAAGATATACCCTTTATCATTTTCTTCGGACTTACTCATCTTTTTGGTTGGATCCTGTAAATCCATGATTCTAGCTCCAACCTTAGGTATAAATAGGTCTGGCTTAACAAATGTATCTCCGTATCGGTTATTAAAACGATCGACAATATCACGTGTTAATTCCACATGTTGCTTCTGATCCTCACCTACCGGTACAATATCTGTATCATAAAGCAAGATATCAGACGCCATTAATACAGGATAAGTGAATAAACCACTTGAAAGTCCCGCTGTTCCATCTTTTAGTGACTTATCTTTAAATTGAGTCATTCGACTTAACTCACCATAATAAGTCTGACATTCTAACATCCAGCTGAGTTGGGCATGACCCGGTACTTCAGATTGAATAAAGATAGTTGCCTTGTTTGGATCAAGACCGCAAGCTAAGTAAAGAGCTGCGATGTCCTTAGTCCGTTTTCGTAATTCTAAACGGTCCTGCGCTACGGTAATAGCATGTAAATCAACGATACAGAAGAAGCAATCATGTTCATCTTGCAGTGCAACAAAGTTTTTTAATGCTCCTAGATAGTTTCCTAATGTTAAATCACCACTTGGCTTAATTCCAGAAAAAATTCTAGACATTGTACATACCTCCTATATTTAAAAAACAATTTATATCCTTAAAAACAAAAAAAGCCTTCCTAATAATAAGGACGACAAAATCGCGGTACCACCTTAGTTTATGATTACAGACGTTTCACATCAATAACCACACACTCATCTCGTAACGGGAGAACCGTTGGTAACTACTTTGTTCATTACCACACTCATAGGTCCATTCCTTCTAAACACTATATGAACGTTCCAGCTGTCGTTCACTCTCTCTAATAGTTATTTTAGAAGTACTACTCCTAATCATTGCTTTCTTATTTGCTATTATAGTATCACTATTCCTAGTATGTGTCAATTCTTAAAAATAAAAACGGATGTCCTACTTGAATTAATATTCTAACAGGTATAAGTCATCAGCTGTAGAACAAGAGAACCGATATTAAACTTAAATTTAGTAAAATAAACGATACAATCTACCTAGAACATTTGTTACACTATAAATTTTACTACATAGACCGATTAAAAGTTTACTATCATGATAAAGATGTAGATTCATCACCATAAGAACAGAGATAAAATAATCAGTGTTACTAAACAACTATTATATACACTTCAACATTTCACTATGTATAAACTAACAAAAAAAGCAATCATCCAATATGTAGGACGATTGCTTTTTTATTTTTGTCATTATTTTACTATAAAATCTTAGAACTCTAAAGTATTACCCAACTAAATCAACATCTGTTTTTCGTATATACCCTACACTATATGAATTATAATCGTAAATACTATACGGACTTAGATTATTTCCTACTAGTGGTGCTGGTAATAGAATTTCATAGTAATTAAGCGTTTCATCTTGGATTACGACTGGTAATCCTTTTTTATAGGCATCATATAATGCCGCCTCTCTATAGAGCACTTCACTATACATACTTGGTTCTAGATAGATATCAGTTGCCTCATTTGTAATGCCGACTTGATAGAGTTTACGGTCTTTAAATCCT is a genomic window of Haloplasma contractile SSD-17B containing:
- the trpS gene encoding tryptophan--tRNA ligase — protein: MSRIFSGIKPSGDLTLGNYLGALKNFVALQDEHDCFFCIVDLHAITVAQDRLELRKRTKDIAALYLACGLDPNKATIFIQSEVPGHAQLSWMLECQTYYGELSRMTQFKDKSLKDGTAGLSSGLFTYPVLMASDILLYDTDIVPVGEDQKQHVELTRDIVDRFNNRYGDTFVKPDLFIPKVGARIMDLQDPTKKMSKSEENDKGYILLLDDLNRIKKKIMSAKTDSDNLIKFDKDNKPGISNLLSIYSVITNKSIESLEEFYVGKGYGDFKKDLAEVVVSFIQPIQDRYNEIRNSKELDDILDEGRDLANKLAFKKVKKVEHKIGLGRKRKK